From Oreochromis niloticus isolate F11D_XX linkage group LG14, O_niloticus_UMD_NMBU, whole genome shotgun sequence, one genomic window encodes:
- the LOC100709009 gene encoding odorant receptor 131-2-like produces MPGTKLSDRVILVQVFVSVFLFINVLQITTFFMKQFFYTVMRYILFAITLLSDCLFLIITNTTLLLGHFTITIQMWLCVIIFIVLSLYTFITPVTLTAMTLERYVAICMPMRHAELCSTQRALQFILIIHSLSSVPCIVVLFMFFASANPSFYFQGRVCSAEMLIIYRWQAHVRSAVSQFYFLIMSTTIVFSYVQIMRVAKAASGENKKSTHKGLRTVVLHGFQLFLCLIQMWCPIIEDAVFQIDLNVFSTVRYFNYITFILAPRCLSPLIYGLRDEKFFYALKYSTLNGLFKVQISF; encoded by the coding sequence ATGCCAGGAACTAAACTCAGTGATCGTGTTATTCTAGTCCAGGTTTTTgtgtcagtttttcttttcatcaatGTTCTTCAAATCACAACATTTTTTATGAAGCAGTTTTTCTACACAGTCATGCGGTACATCTTATTTGCTATTACATTGCTATCTGATTGTCTGTTTTTAATAATCACGAATACCACACTTCTTTTAGGCCATTTTACAATCACCATACAAATGTGGTTGTGTGtaattatatttattgttttgtctttgtATACATTCATCACACCAGTTACTCTAACAGCAATGACCCTGGAACGCTACGTGGCCATTTGCATGCCAATGCGCCACGCAGAGCTGTGCTCTACACAGAGAGCACTGCAATTCATCTTGATCATTCACAGTCTCAGCTCTGTGCCCTGCATTGTTGTTCTTTTCATGTTCTTTGCATCAGCAAACCCCAGCTTCTATTTCCAAGGAAGAGTATGTTCTGCTGAGATGTTAATTATCTACAGATGGCAGGCTCATGTTAGGTCAGCTGTAAGTCAGTTTTACTTCTTGATTATGAGCACTACTATTGTTTTCTCCTATGTTCAAATAATGAGAGTGGCCAAAGCTGCATCAGGAGAGAATAAGAAGTCAACCCATAAAGGCCTCAGAACAGTGGTTCTTCATGgtttccagctgtttctttgtcTCATTCAGATGTGGTGCCCGATCATAGAAGATGCTGTCTTTCAAATTGACCTAAATGTATTCTCTACTGTTAGGTATTTTAATTATATAACATTTATTCTTGCTCCAAGATGTCTGAGCCCTCTGATCTATGGCCTCAGGGATGAAAAGTTTTTTTATGCACTAAAATACTCAACTCTCAATGGCTTGTTTAAAGTGCAAATATCATTTTAA
- the LOC100709280 gene encoding odorant receptor 131-2-like gives MALNNSVIGGQLAINNINNQVIIVQVFISMFLCINCLLITTFFMKDIFYTTMRYILFAIALLSDSLFLLITNVLLILSYFSFTIQVWLCVIIYIVLSVYTFVTPVTLTAMTLERYVAICIPLRHAELCRTQRALHFILIIHGLSSVPCIVILSIFFASAIPSFYTQSRICAVEMFIFHRWQGHLRSAISQLFFLIMSITIVFSYVQIMKVAKAASGENKKSTWKGLSTVVLHGFQLLLCLIQLWCPFIEAAVLQIDFMLFINVRYFNYITFILAPRCLSPLIYGLRDEMFVNALKYYALCGLYKKHSTACSFIRF, from the coding sequence ATGGCGTTAAATAACTCAGTAATTGGTGGTCAGTTGGCAATAAACAACATCAATAATCAGGTCATCATAGTCCAGGTATTTATCTCGATGTTTCTTTGCATCAACTGTTTGCTAATCACAACATTTTTTATGAAGGATATTTTTTACACAACTATGCGTTACATCTTATTTGCTATTGCACTGTTGTCTGATTCACTTTTTTTGCTAATAACTAATGTGTTGctcattttgagttattttagTTTCACCATACAAGTGTGGTTGTGTGttattatatatattgttttgtcTGTGTACACATTTGTCACACCAGTTACTCTGACAGCAATGACCCTGGAGCGTTACGTGGCCATTTGCATTCCCCTCCGTCATGCAGAACTGTGCCGAACACAGAGAGCTCTGCACTTCATCCTGATCATTCATGGTCTGAGCTCTGTTCCCTGCATTGTTATTCTGTCTATTTTCTTTGCATCAGCCATCCCCAGCTTCTATACCCAGAGCAGAATTTGTGCTGTTGAAATGTTCATTTTTCACAGATGGCAGGGACATCTTAGGTCAGCTATAAGTCAGCTGTTTTTCCTGATTATGTCCATCACTATTGTTTTCTCATATGTGCAAATAATGAAAGTGGCCAAAGCTGCATCAGGAGAGAATAAGAAGTCAACATGGAAGGGGCTCAGTACAGTGGTTCTTCATGGtttccagctgctgctgtgtctTATCCAGCTCTGGTGTCCATTTATAGAGGCTGCTGTCCTGCAGAttgattttatgttatttatcaATGTGAGGTACTTTAATTACATAACCTTTATTCTTGCTCCCAGATGTTTGAGTCCTCTAATTTATGGCCTCAGGGATGAGATGTTTGTTAATGCACTGAAATACTACGCTCTCTGTGGCTTATATAAGAAACATTCAACAGCTTGTTCATTCATTAGGTTCTAA
- the LOC106096571 gene encoding odorant receptor 131-2-like — MADNSSFIGGESSVRQINDQVIIVQVLVGIFLCINTLLIITFFMKDTFYRTMRYILFAVTLLSDCLILILTDLLLILNYFRLSIQLSLCLIMFAVSSVCNFVTPFTLTAMTLERYVAICMPLRHGELCSTRSALQCILIIHGLSSVPCILILSVFFASVSLSFFKQYQFCFGQTFIIRSWQGHLRSAISQFYFLIMCVIVVFSYIRIMKVAKAASGENKKSTHKGLRTVALHAFQLLLCLIQLWCPFIEDAVLEINFVLYLNVRYFNYIMFSLAPRCLSPLIYGLRDDKFFLALKYHVLCPLYRKKSVAFSN, encoded by the coding sequence ATGGCTGACAACAGCTCATTCATTGGTGGTGAATCCTCAGTGCGACAAATCAATGACCAAGTCATCATTGTTCAGGTTTTGGTAGGAATTTTCCTTTGCATCAACACTTTGTTGATCATAACCTTTTTTATGAAGGACACATTTTACAGAACTATGCGCTACATCTTATTTGCTGTCACATTACTGTCTGATTGTCTCATTTTAATTCTGACAGATTTGTTGCTGATCTTGAACTATTTTCGTTTATCTATACAATTGTCATTGTGCCTTATTATGTTTGCAGTGTCATCCGTGTGTAACTTTGTCACACCATTTACTTTGACAGCAATGACCCTGGAGCGCTATGTGGCCATTTGTATGCCCCTGCGTCATGGAGAGCTTTGCTCCACACGCAGCGCTCTGCAGTGCATCCTCATCATCCACGGCCTCAGCTCTGTGCCCTGTATTTTGATTCTGTCTGTCTTCTTTGCATCTGTATCCTTAAGCTTCTTCAAACAGTACCAGTTTTGCTTTGGGCAGACGTTCATTATACGTAGTTGGCAGGGTCATCTGAGGTCAGCTATAAGTCAGTTTTACTTCTTGATTATGTGCGTTATCGTTGTTTTCTCCTATATTCGAATAATGAAAGTGGCCAAAGCTGCATCAGGAGAGAACAAAAAGTCAACACATAAAGGGCTCAGAACAGTGGCTCTTCATGCTTTCCAGCTGCTCCTCTGTCTCATCCAGCTGTGGTGCCCATTCATTGAAGATGCTGTCCTTGAGATTAATTTCGTGCTGTACCTTAATGTACGGTACTTCAATTATATAATGTTTAGTCTTGCTCCTAGATGTCTGAGTCCTCTCATTTATGGCCTCAGAGATGACAAATTTTTCCTTGCATTAAAATATCATGTCCTCTGTCCCTTATACAGGAAAAAATCTGTAGCATTTTCCAACTAA
- the LOC100709548 gene encoding odorant receptor 131-2-like — MASNNSVIGGQLAINNINNRVIIVQVFISMFLCINCLLITTFFMKDIFYTTMRYILFAIALLSDSLFLLITNVLLILNYFSFTIQVWLCVIIYIVLAVYTFVTPVTLTAMTLERYVAICIPLRHAELCRTQRALHFILIIHGLSSVPCIVILSIFFASAIPSFYTQSRICAVEMFIFQRWQDHLRSAISQLYFLIMSITIVFSYVQIMKVAKAASGENKKSTWKGLSTVVLHGFQLLLCLIQLWCPFIEAAVLQIDFMLFINVRYFNYITFILAPRCLSPLIYGLRDEMFVNALKYYALCGLYKKHSTAF; from the coding sequence ATGGCATCAAATAACTCAGTGATTGGTGGTCAGTTGGCAATAAACAACATCAATAATCGGGTCATCATAGTCCAGGTATTTATCTCAATGTTTCTTTGCATCAACTGTTTGCTAATCACAACATTTTTTATGAAGGATATATTTTACACAACTATGCGTTACATCTTATTTGCTATTGCACTGTTGTCTGATTCACTTTTTTTGCTAATAACTAATGTGTTGCtcattttgaattattttagTTTCACCATACAAGTGTGGTTGTGTGttattatatatattgttttggcTGTGTACACATTTGTCACACCAGTTACTCTGACAGCAATGACCCTGGAGCGTTACGTGGCCATTTGCATTCCCCTCCGTCATGCAGAACTGTGCCGAACACAGAGAGCTCTGCACTTCATCCTGATCATTCATGGTCTGAGCTCTGTTCCCTGCATTGTTATTCTGTCTATTTTCTTTGCATCAGCCATCCCCAGCTTCTATACCCAGAGCAGAATTTGTGCTGTTGAAATGTTCATTTTTCAAAGATGGCAGGATCATCTTAGGTCAGCTATAAGTCAGCTTTATTTCTTGATTATGTCCATCACTATTGTTTTCTCATATGTGCAAATAATGAAAGTGGCCAAAGCTGCATCAGGAGAGAATAAGAAGTCAACATGGAAGGGGCTCAGTACAGTGGTTCTTCATGGtttccagctgctgctgtgtctTATCCAGCTCTGGTGTCCATTTATAGAGGCTGCTGTCCTGCAGAttgattttatgttatttatcaATGTGAGGTACTTTAATTACATAACCTTTATTCTTGCTCCCAGATGTTTGAGTCCTCTAATTTATGGCCTCAGGGATGAGATGTTTGTTAATGCACTGAAATACTACGCTCTCTGTGGCTTATATAAGAAACATTCAACAGCTTTTTGA